The nucleotide sequence CGACATCCAGCGGCTCACCGGGCAGGGCACCTTCAAGGAGACCGTCCCGGTCCTCGACGAGCGCGGCCACATGACCCCGACCGAGGTCACCCGTGAGCTCGCCGTCGACGTCGCCCTCCGCTGGGGCACCGGCTACGACAGCACGGTCAAGTCCTTCGTCAACATCATCGCCACGCCCAAGGGCGGCACCCACGTCTCGGGCTTCGAGCAGGCGGTCACCAAGACGGTGAACGAGGTGCTGCGCTCCGCGAAGATGCTGCGCGTCGCCGAGGACGACATCGTCAAGGACGACGCCCTCGAAGGACTCACCGCCGTCGTGACGGTCCGCCTCGCCGAGCCGCAGTTCGAGGGACAGACCAAGGAGATCCTCGGAACCTCCGCGGCCCGCCGGATCGTGGCGAACGTGGTGGCCAAGGAGCTCAAGGCCTTCCTCACCTCGACCAAGCGGGACGCCAAGGCGCAGGCCCGCGCCGTCCTGGAGAAGGCCGTCGCCGCGGCCCGCACCCGGATCGCGGCCCGCCAGCACAAGGAGGCGCAGCGCCGGAAGACCGCGCTCGAGTCCTCCTCGCTGCCGGCCAAGCTGGCCGACTGCCGCAGCGACGACGTGGAGCGCAGCGAGCTCTTCATCGTCGAGGGAGACTCCGCTCTCGGTACGGCCAAGCTCGCGCGCAACAGCGAGTTCCAGGCCCTGCTGCCGATCCGCGGCAAGATCCTCAACGTCCAGAAGTCGTCCGTCTCGGACATGCTGAAGAACGCCGAGTGCGGAGCGATCATCCAGGTCATAGGAGCGGGTTCGGGCCGCACCTTCGACATCGACGCGGCCCGCTACGGCAAGATCGTCCTCCTCGTCGACGCCGACGTCGACGGCGCCCACATCCGCTGCCTGCTGCTCACGCTCTTCCAGCGCTACATGCGGCCCATGGTCGAGGCCGGGCGGGTCTTCGCGGCCGTGCCGCCGCTGCACCGGATCGAGCTCGTCCAGCCCAAGAAGGGCCAGGACAAGTACGTCTACACGTACTCGGACAACGAGCTGCGCCAGACGCTGCTGGAGTTCCAGCGCAAGGGCGTCCGCTACAAGGACGCCATCCAGCGCTACAAGGGTCTGGGCGAGATGGACGCCGACCAGCTCGCGGAGACCACGATGGACCCGCGCCACCGCACCCTGCGCCGGATCAACATCGGC is from Streptomyces venezuelae ATCC 10712 and encodes:
- a CDS encoding DNA gyrase/topoisomerase IV subunit B, translated to MTAETSVPSSALLTADRDASNYTARHLLVLEGLEAVRKRPGMYIGSTDSRGLMHCIWEIIDNSVDEALGGYCDHIEVILHDDGSVEVQDNGRGIPVDVEPKTGLSGVEVVMTKLHAGGKFGGGSYAASGGLHGVGASVVNALSARLDVEVDRNSATHAISFRRGVPGIFTEQGPDSPFDPGNGLRKGKRVPKTRTGTRVRYWADRQIFLKDAKLSLETLHQRARQTAFLVPGLTIVVRDERDLAGIGKSEETFRFDGGISEFCEYLAQDKAVCDIQRLTGQGTFKETVPVLDERGHMTPTEVTRELAVDVALRWGTGYDSTVKSFVNIIATPKGGTHVSGFEQAVTKTVNEVLRSAKMLRVAEDDIVKDDALEGLTAVVTVRLAEPQFEGQTKEILGTSAARRIVANVVAKELKAFLTSTKRDAKAQARAVLEKAVAAARTRIAARQHKEAQRRKTALESSSLPAKLADCRSDDVERSELFIVEGDSALGTAKLARNSEFQALLPIRGKILNVQKSSVSDMLKNAECGAIIQVIGAGSGRTFDIDAARYGKIVLLVDADVDGAHIRCLLLTLFQRYMRPMVEAGRVFAAVPPLHRIELVQPKKGQDKYVYTYSDNELRQTLLEFQRKGVRYKDAIQRYKGLGEMDADQLAETTMDPRHRTLRRINIGDLDAAEQVFDLLMGNDVAPRKEFITGSAATLDRSRIDA